CGCATACCGAGTGGGGCAGTTAACCGCCCGACAATTGCTCCGTATGGGCGTAAACATGAACTTGGCCCCCGTACTCGACGTCAACAACAACCCGGCAAATCCAGTCATTGGCGTGCGCTCATACGGCGAAGACCCTAATCGTGTAGCGGAGTTTGGCATCTCCATGATCCAAGGGTTACAGGAGTGTGGCGTGATCGCGTGCGGGAAACACTTCCCGGGCCACGGTGACACGTCCATCGACTCCCACTTAGCACTTCCTGAAATTTCTCACCCCCTGTCCCGCCTCGAAGAAATTGAGCTGAAACCGTTTCGCCGAGCCATCGCAGGGGGATTGGATGTCATCATGACGGCGCACGTTGTCTTTTCATCGATTGAGCCGCGCCATATTCCCGCCACGCTGTCGCGCCTTGTTCTCACACGCTTCCTGCGTGAGGAGCTAGGTTTCCAAGGTGTTATCACGACGGATTGCTTGGAGATGAACGCCATATCCGAGACAATTGGTGTCGGCGAGGGAGCGGTGCAGGCACTGGCCGCCGGGGCTGATATGATCATGGTGTCGCATCGGCTGGATCGGCAGGAGGACGCCATTGAGTCTATCGTGAACGCCGTCCTGGACGGTCGAATCCCGGAAGAACGCCTGGTGGATGCAGCCACCAGGGTCCGTGAGATGCGCGAACGCCGGCTGAGATTGGACGGGGATGAGGTGCCGGTGTCGGGAGGGAAGAAAGACGACCTGTTGTGCGAAGCCATTGCACTGCAGCAGGATGTATGTGCGCAGGCTGCCACAATTGTTTCGAATGATCACGGCGACTTGCCCCTGAGCCCGAAGGATATTGAGCGGGTTCACGTGTTGGTCGACACAACGATGCCGCGCATGTCCGCAGCCGACAACGCCGCGTCGCATCAGTTTCTCGTTGATGCTATAGAGACAGCGATACCGGGAAGCCAGATCATTCTACACCGCATCGACACAACGGTACCGGAGCGAACCGCCTTTGAAGAGGATGACTTGATTATCGCCGGGTTGAGTGGGTGTGGGAATGCTGCGTATATTGCATTTCTTCAGGATCTTGTGAAGTCCGATTTACGGTTGGTTTTGATAGCGCTTCAAAGCCCGTATGACTTGGCTGCCGTGCCCGGAGCACCAACGAGTGTGGCGGTTTACGAATACACCCCGTGGATGGTCGAAGCGGGGGTAGATGCACTGTTTGGCAGAGGCGGACAGGGAAGGCTGCCCGTATCAGTGGTGTTAGCGGTTGAATGACTGCCTGACGCCGGCCCGGGGATCTACAGGGCTGGGTGCGGCGACCGGCCGGGGGCGGACCAGCGGGCCTGAGTGTGGGGCCGGGCCGGGATTAACGGACTAAAATGCCGTTGATGATTGGAACCGCAGCGGTTTCACATGAACAAGGAACCCCGATTCCCCTATCCACGTAGCCAAGGTATGAAAACCGGGAGCATTACCGGTGTAAGGGTATTTCGTTCCGTTGTTGCCATGTACTGATTAGCCTTGATGCAATAGGGGAACGTAGTTCCCTACCCGATGCGCTCCCCGCCCCACGCCGCCCCATCCCTATACAAACAAAGGGGCTGCCACTGGCGTCCCGTGGGCGGTCTCACCCTTCCCATCCCGGCCGAACCTAATCGATCTTATGCTTGGCAATCACATTCCGAGTTGCTTCTAGTGCATTGTACACGTGGTCTTTGTCCTGGTTAGCAAGATAGATAAACACCGTGTCGATGAGAACGAGGGCAGCAATGCGAGATGCCGTGGCCGCGACGCGAACGGTTGGTTCGACCGCGCTGACGTATAGACACACGTCTGCCAACCGGCTTAGTGGTGTGTCGCCAAATCGGGTAAGGGCAATGACGGTGGCTTGATTCTCCTTCGCGATCTCGGCAACTTCAAAAACATCCGACGTTGTCCCCGAGTATGAGACTGCCAAGAAGACATCGTGTTCATGTAATTGAGCCGCCAGCATTGCACCTTCGTGGAAATCTCTAGCGTTATTCACAGGTAGGCCGATTCGCATGAGCTTTTGGGCGATGTCATCCGCAACAACTCCGGACGCACCAACGCCCATGGTCACGGTGGTTCTGGCTTGGAATAGTGCTTGTACTGTCTTTTCCACATCGGATTCTTTGAGAAGTCGAAGCGTATTTTGAATCGAATGGATGTTGCTGTCTTCGACGGAATGGAGAATGTTACCGAAAGAGCTGCCGCTTGCGAGTTCCACATATTTAGTTTGTGACTTTGATTGGAGATCACTAGCGACACGCAA
This is a stretch of genomic DNA from Alicyclobacillus dauci. It encodes these proteins:
- the nagZ gene encoding beta-N-acetylhexosaminidase, translated to MKQGEIRELVGELMVTGFDSLAVNDHAKQLVGKHRVKNIILFKRNVESMEQVTELNETLQDCARTAGHELPLIICTDQENGIVRRLAPGLPGLPGNMAVGATGNPDNAYRVGQLTARQLLRMGVNMNLAPVLDVNNNPANPVIGVRSYGEDPNRVAEFGISMIQGLQECGVIACGKHFPGHGDTSIDSHLALPEISHPLSRLEEIELKPFRRAIAGGLDVIMTAHVVFSSIEPRHIPATLSRLVLTRFLREELGFQGVITTDCLEMNAISETIGVGEGAVQALAAGADMIMVSHRLDRQEDAIESIVNAVLDGRIPEERLVDAATRVREMRERRLRLDGDEVPVSGGKKDDLLCEAIALQQDVCAQAATIVSNDHGDLPLSPKDIERVHVLVDTTMPRMSAADNAASHQFLVDAIETAIPGSQIILHRIDTTVPERTAFEEDDLIIAGLSGCGNAAYIAFLQDLVKSDLRLVLIALQSPYDLAAVPGAPTSVAVYEYTPWMVEAGVDALFGRGGQGRLPVSVVLAVE
- a CDS encoding MurR/RpiR family transcriptional regulator — encoded protein: MLYMPGGGLVRLEESIPSLPESEARIAKYILDHPAEFVNMTVQDLAQSSSGSPAAVVRLWKSLGFDGYHDFKLRVASDLQSKSQTKYVELASGSSFGNILHSVEDSNIHSIQNTLRLLKESDVEKTVQALFQARTTVTMGVGASGVVADDIAQKLMRIGLPVNNARDFHEGAMLAAQLHEHDVFLAVSYSGTTSDVFEVAEIAKENQATVIALTRFGDTPLSRLADVCLYVSAVEPTVRVAATASRIAALVLIDTVFIYLANQDKDHVYNALEATRNVIAKHKID